Proteins encoded by one window of Mycolicibacterium sp. ND9-15:
- a CDS encoding HypC/HybG/HupF family hydrogenase formation chaperone produces MCLGIPGQVVGIVDAEQSLATVDVNGVRRTISVRLLADDNLQVGDWVLVHVGFAMARIDEDEAKLTLDQVQKMGADYAAEIEAFNSSEIA; encoded by the coding sequence ATGTGTCTGGGCATTCCCGGTCAGGTGGTCGGCATCGTCGACGCCGAACAGTCGCTGGCCACGGTCGACGTCAACGGCGTGCGACGGACGATCAGCGTGCGCCTGCTGGCCGATGACAACCTCCAAGTCGGCGATTGGGTCCTGGTTCACGTCGGGTTCGCCATGGCCAGGATCGACGAGGACGAGGCCAAACTGACACTCGACCAGGTGCAGAAGATGGGCGCCGACTACGCCGCCGAGATCGAAGCGTTCAACTCGTCCGAAATCGCTTGA
- the hypE gene encoding hydrogenase expression/formation protein HypE, which translates to MTQAASAAEREDRVLERIDKFRKRRPRLLDEVITLAHGAGGKSSAALVDAVFLEAFRNDELEQLGDAAALATPSGERLAFSTDSYVVSPRRFPGGSIGQVAVHGTINDLAVSGARPQWLSAAFVIEEGFPIAELREIVADMGEAARSADVQIVTGDTKVVGRGAADGVYICTTGVGLIPEGRKLSGDLVQPGDKVVLSGTIGEHGMAVMLARGDLAIDADIASDTAPVHELVEILLGAAPSTRWMRDATRGGVGTVANELVRDAPFAVILDEERLPVQPQVLGACDMLGIDPLYVANEGKFVAIVPAAEADAAVAALRTHPQGAQAAVVGEIVPDPHGIVALRTSFGGSRIVDMLVGDPLPRIC; encoded by the coding sequence ATGACCCAAGCAGCGAGCGCGGCCGAACGCGAGGACCGCGTGCTGGAACGCATCGACAAGTTCCGCAAGCGTCGACCGCGTCTGCTCGACGAGGTGATAACACTCGCGCACGGGGCCGGCGGCAAGTCGTCGGCGGCACTTGTCGACGCGGTGTTCCTCGAAGCCTTCCGCAACGACGAACTCGAACAACTCGGTGATGCCGCAGCGCTTGCGACCCCGTCGGGCGAACGGCTGGCCTTCTCCACGGACTCCTACGTCGTGTCCCCACGGCGCTTTCCCGGCGGGTCGATCGGCCAGGTAGCGGTGCACGGCACGATCAATGACCTGGCGGTCTCGGGCGCGCGCCCGCAGTGGCTGTCCGCGGCGTTCGTGATCGAGGAGGGCTTCCCGATCGCCGAACTTCGCGAGATCGTCGCCGACATGGGTGAAGCGGCGCGCAGCGCGGACGTGCAGATCGTCACCGGCGACACCAAGGTCGTCGGCAGGGGCGCCGCCGACGGCGTCTACATCTGCACCACCGGTGTCGGACTGATCCCCGAGGGCAGAAAACTATCCGGTGATCTCGTCCAACCCGGCGACAAGGTGGTGCTGTCCGGCACCATCGGTGAACACGGGATGGCGGTCATGCTGGCTCGCGGCGATTTGGCGATCGACGCCGACATCGCCTCGGACACCGCGCCGGTGCACGAACTGGTGGAAATCCTTCTGGGCGCGGCACCGTCGACACGGTGGATGCGCGACGCGACCCGCGGCGGTGTCGGCACGGTGGCCAACGAGCTCGTCAGGGACGCGCCGTTCGCGGTGATCCTCGACGAGGAGAGGCTCCCCGTGCAACCGCAGGTGCTGGGGGCGTGCGACATGCTCGGCATCGATCCGCTCTACGTGGCCAACGAGGGCAAGTTCGTCGCCATCGTGCCGGCCGCCGAAGCCGACGCCGCGGTCGCGGCCTTACGCACGCATCCGCAGGGTGCACAAGCCGCGGTCGTCGGCGAGATCGTGCCGGATCCACACGGAATCGTCGCTCTGCGAACGTCATTCGGTGGCAGCCGGATAGTCGACATGCTCGTCGGCGACCCACTACCGCGAATCTGCTGA
- a CDS encoding glycosyltransferase has translation MRVAVVAGPDPGHAFPAIALCLRFLVAHDSPTLFTGTRWLDTARGEGIDACELDGLDPTSADDDADAGAKIHQRAARMAVLNRDRIAALKPDLVVSDSITACGGLAADLLGVPWVELNTHPLYRPSKGLPPIGSGLAVGRGVRGRFRDAVLRALSARSWRAGLRQRSEARVGIGLPAEDPGPLRRLIATLPALEVPRPDWPPEAVVVGPLHYEPTTSVLTLPAGDGPVVVVAPSTAATGAGGLTDLALNTLVPGDVLPAGSRVVVSRLEGPDRNVPPWAIVGLGRQDELLSHADLVICGGGHGTVAKALLAGVPMVIVPGGGDQWEIANRVVRQGSAQLVRPLTSETLARAVREVLGTPAYRAAARRAGASVADVEDPVRVCHEALTASA, from the coding sequence GTGCGCGTTGCCGTGGTGGCAGGACCCGATCCGGGGCACGCCTTCCCGGCTATCGCGTTGTGCCTGCGGTTCCTGGTCGCGCACGACTCACCAACGCTGTTCACGGGGACCCGATGGCTCGACACGGCACGCGGCGAGGGCATCGACGCCTGCGAACTGGATGGCCTGGATCCGACGTCGGCCGACGACGACGCCGACGCTGGCGCCAAGATCCATCAGCGGGCCGCCCGGATGGCGGTGCTCAACAGGGACCGCATCGCGGCGCTGAAGCCCGATCTGGTCGTGTCCGATTCGATCACCGCTTGCGGCGGGCTGGCCGCCGACCTGCTGGGCGTGCCATGGGTCGAACTGAACACCCATCCGCTGTACCGGCCGTCGAAGGGCCTGCCCCCGATCGGCAGCGGGCTGGCGGTCGGAAGGGGTGTGCGGGGGCGGTTTCGAGACGCGGTGCTGCGCGCGCTGAGCGCGCGGTCGTGGCGCGCCGGGCTCCGGCAGCGATCCGAGGCTCGTGTCGGGATCGGCCTGCCGGCCGAGGATCCGGGACCGCTTCGACGTCTCATCGCGACACTGCCCGCGCTGGAGGTGCCGCGCCCCGATTGGCCGCCCGAAGCCGTCGTCGTCGGCCCGCTGCACTACGAGCCGACGACGTCGGTGCTGACGCTGCCCGCGGGTGACGGACCGGTCGTGGTGGTTGCCCCGTCGACGGCGGCGACGGGCGCAGGAGGGCTCACCGACCTGGCGCTGAACACGCTGGTGCCCGGCGACGTGCTGCCCGCCGGTTCGCGGGTGGTGGTGTCGCGGTTGGAGGGACCCGATCGCAACGTGCCCCCGTGGGCGATCGTCGGACTGGGCCGCCAGGACGAGTTGTTGTCGCATGCCGACCTGGTGATCTGCGGTGGGGGGCACGGGACGGTGGCCAAGGCGCTGTTGGCCGGTGTGCCGATGGTGATCGTGCCGGGCGGCGGCGATCAATGGGAGATAGCGAATCGTGTTGTGCGCCAAGGGAGCGCCCAGCTGGTGCGGCCTCTCACTTCGGAGACGTTGGCACGGGCGGTGCGCGAGGTGTTGGGCACGCCGGCCTACCGCGCCGCGGCGCGACGGGCCGGGGCGTCGGTTGCCGATGTCGAAGATCCGGTACGGGTGTGCCATGAAGCGCTGACCGCCTCGGCGTAG
- the hypD gene encoding hydrogenase formation protein HypD, with amino-acid sequence MKFVDEFRDPAAARALVKSITELAGSDEFKFMEVCGGHTHTIYRHGIEHLLPETVELVHGPGCPVCVIPMGRVDDAMWLAEQPDVIFTTFGDMMRVPGSRGNLIEAKARGADVRFVYSPLDALKIALDCPDKHVVFFAVGFETTAPSTAVTLVRARALGVQNFSVYCNHVTIVPPIKAILESPDLRLSGFLGPGHVSTVVGLRPYRFVPEVYGKPLVVAGFEPLDILASVHMLLQQIREGRCEVENQYTRVVRPEGNTQALKLMARTFELRPHFEWRGLGFISQSALKIHPDYADFDAERRFAMPGVRVADPKACQCGEVLKGVIKPWECKVFGTACTPETPIGTCMVSAEGACAAYYNFGRLHRETALVLGQRA; translated from the coding sequence ATGAAGTTCGTCGACGAATTCCGCGATCCGGCGGCCGCGCGGGCGCTGGTCAAATCGATCACCGAGCTCGCAGGCAGCGATGAGTTCAAGTTCATGGAGGTGTGCGGGGGCCACACCCACACCATTTACCGGCACGGCATCGAGCACCTGCTACCGGAGACGGTCGAGTTGGTGCACGGACCCGGATGCCCGGTGTGCGTCATCCCGATGGGGCGCGTCGACGACGCGATGTGGCTCGCCGAGCAACCCGACGTCATCTTCACGACCTTCGGCGACATGATGCGGGTACCCGGATCTCGAGGCAACCTCATCGAAGCCAAAGCCCGCGGCGCCGACGTGCGGTTCGTCTACTCCCCGCTCGACGCACTCAAGATCGCCCTCGACTGTCCGGACAAACACGTGGTGTTCTTCGCGGTCGGCTTCGAAACGACGGCGCCCTCCACCGCCGTGACGCTCGTCCGCGCCCGCGCGCTGGGCGTGCAGAACTTCAGCGTTTACTGCAACCACGTGACGATCGTTCCGCCGATCAAGGCGATCCTCGAGTCACCGGACCTCCGGTTGTCCGGCTTCCTGGGTCCCGGGCACGTCTCGACGGTGGTGGGGTTGCGGCCGTACCGGTTCGTTCCCGAGGTGTACGGAAAGCCGTTGGTGGTGGCGGGTTTCGAGCCGCTCGACATCCTCGCTTCGGTGCACATGCTGCTGCAGCAGATCCGTGAAGGACGCTGCGAGGTGGAGAACCAGTACACGCGGGTGGTCCGTCCCGAGGGCAACACCCAGGCTTTGAAGCTGATGGCCCGGACCTTCGAACTGCGGCCGCATTTCGAGTGGCGGGGCCTGGGATTCATCTCGCAGAGCGCGCTGAAGATCCATCCCGACTACGCGGACTTCGACGCGGAGAGAAGGTTCGCCATGCCCGGTGTGCGAGTCGCCGACCCGAAGGCGTGTCAGTGCGGTGAGGTGCTCAAGGGCGTGATCAAGCCCTGGGAGTGCAAGGTGTTCGGCACCGCCTGCACGCCGGAGACACCAATCGGGACGTGCATGGTCTCCGCCGAGGGCGCCTGCGCGGCGTACTACAACTTCGGCCGGTTGCACCGGGAAACGGCGCTGGTGCTGGGTCAGCGCGCGTGA
- a CDS encoding DUF3046 domain-containing protein: protein MRLTEFHELVEEQFGSVRGASLLVDHVLNGFGGRTAAQAIEDGVDPRDVWRALCSDFDVPRDRW from the coding sequence GTGCGGTTGACGGAATTCCATGAACTCGTCGAAGAGCAGTTCGGCTCGGTACGCGGCGCGTCGCTGCTCGTCGACCACGTGCTCAACGGGTTCGGAGGGCGGACCGCCGCGCAGGCCATCGAGGACGGAGTCGATCCGCGGGACGTCTGGCGCGCTCTGTGCTCGGATTTCGACGTTCCGCGTGATCGGTGGTGA